The proteins below are encoded in one region of Acidobacteriota bacterium:
- a CDS encoding tetratricopeptide repeat protein, translating to MRSTNDKALRCGPRVPRRGGPTRPRRARAVSLLMALWLAATTAAWAAQAPPPPAAPATPSPDHYQAARAALRAGNPEKAAQEVRLALRDNPLDAKAHFLFGCLLESKGVHDQAAVAFQRALMSDTTHPEALYNLGTLLLARGEWLVAARLLENAVSVRPGHAPSWNNLAKAYYQAGLPELTIATYEEASSLDPSNAVALENLRLLAEAAGLPDTAAAYRHRLEALRPGRAATAAPGAGGAPAPSPTWPTADAPAQALAPAPSPAAGTPAEGAGEDREAEDLRELIRDLPWVKVERRGGRLTLTGWTSNPRERLLLDRVLGKPAETPDKGKAGAAGGGTRFPEVLNLTTDDAGDPHRLIEIDAVIFTLKKLKNRSEGFNLLDAVNMNFNYFASDHLHPGTGYSAPPDVTGVVTGLSQQGWIFSASVDYVVNIANASEEKVAVLARPHLTTLSGTPARFLVGGELVYEVSGINSGDIKPYPFGTSLLVTPTLLRTPGPNGVPLVRVAIEANRTSALSAIAAKSDGPNSFDKISVTSEAVLPLGRTLILSGLNQRERDLERGGVPVLMDIPLLRYFFSKKTLLESESAVIILLTPRDPAFIGEKNARETAAFAEMRRAFLKAVKGSPEDLRRFRERYPDWRQPQPNRYATHFFLMDNNEFYRTVNSEDLASDDIDLEIMGPKSNKKNIVEE from the coding sequence ATGAGAAGCACGAACGACAAGGCCTTGCGTTGCGGACCGCGCGTTCCCCGCCGCGGCGGGCCGACCCGCCCGCGCCGGGCGCGGGCGGTCTCCCTGCTTATGGCCCTGTGGCTGGCGGCGACGACGGCGGCCTGGGCGGCACAGGCCCCCCCACCCCCCGCCGCCCCGGCCACCCCGTCCCCCGATCACTACCAGGCCGCGCGGGCCGCCCTCCGGGCGGGCAACCCCGAAAAAGCCGCCCAGGAGGTCAGGCTGGCGCTCCGCGACAACCCGTTGGACGCCAAGGCGCATTTCCTGTTCGGCTGCCTCCTGGAGAGCAAGGGCGTCCACGACCAGGCGGCGGTGGCCTTCCAGCGGGCGCTGATGTCCGACACCACCCACCCGGAGGCGCTCTACAACCTGGGGACCCTGCTCCTGGCCCGGGGCGAGTGGCTCGTTGCCGCCCGCCTGCTCGAGAACGCCGTGTCGGTCCGTCCCGGGCATGCCCCGTCCTGGAACAACCTGGCCAAGGCCTATTACCAGGCCGGGCTCCCGGAGTTGACCATCGCCACCTACGAGGAGGCGTCGAGCCTGGACCCGTCCAATGCCGTCGCGCTCGAGAACCTCCGGCTCCTGGCCGAGGCGGCGGGTCTTCCGGACACGGCCGCCGCGTATCGGCATCGCCTGGAAGCGCTTCGGCCGGGTCGTGCGGCAACGGCGGCCCCGGGCGCGGGGGGCGCGCCGGCGCCGTCCCCGACGTGGCCGACCGCCGACGCCCCCGCCCAGGCGCTCGCACCCGCGCCGTCGCCGGCGGCCGGGACCCCGGCGGAGGGCGCGGGCGAGGACCGGGAAGCCGAGGACCTCCGGGAGTTGATCCGGGACCTGCCCTGGGTGAAGGTCGAGCGGCGGGGCGGCCGGCTCACCCTGACCGGGTGGACGAGCAACCCGAGGGAGCGCTTGCTGCTGGACCGGGTCCTCGGCAAGCCGGCGGAAACCCCGGACAAGGGGAAGGCCGGGGCGGCGGGGGGCGGCACCCGGTTTCCGGAGGTTTTGAACCTGACCACCGACGACGCCGGGGACCCCCACCGCCTGATCGAGATCGACGCGGTGATCTTCACCCTGAAAAAGCTGAAAAACCGGAGCGAAGGCTTCAACCTGCTCGACGCCGTCAACATGAATTTCAACTACTTCGCGTCCGACCACCTGCACCCCGGGACCGGCTATTCCGCGCCGCCGGACGTGACCGGGGTGGTGACGGGCCTTTCCCAGCAGGGGTGGATCTTCAGCGCGTCGGTGGATTACGTCGTCAACATCGCCAACGCCTCGGAAGAAAAGGTCGCCGTCCTCGCCCGGCCGCACCTCACGACGCTTTCCGGCACGCCCGCCCGCTTTCTCGTCGGCGGCGAACTGGTCTATGAGGTTTCCGGGATCAACAGCGGCGACATCAAGCCGTACCCCTTCGGGACCTCGCTCCTCGTCACGCCGACCCTTCTGCGCACGCCGGGGCCCAACGGCGTCCCGCTGGTCCGGGTAGCGATCGAGGCGAATCGCACCAGCGCGCTCTCGGCCATTGCCGCAAAGTCGGACGGGCCGAATTCCTTCGACAAGATCTCGGTCACCAGCGAGGCGGTCCTCCCCCTCGGCAGGACCCTCATCCTGAGCGGTCTCAACCAGCGGGAGAGGGATCTGGAGCGGGGAGGCGTCCCGGTCCTGATGGACATCCCGCTCCTCAGGTATTTCTTTTCGAAGAAAACCCTCCTGGAGAGCGAATCGGCCGTCATCATCCTGCTGACGCCGCGCGACCCGGCCTTCATCGGCGAGAAGAACGCGAGGGAAACCGCGGCGTTCGCCGAGATGCGCCGCGCCTTCCTGAAGGCGGTAAAAGGCTCGCCCGAGGACCTGCGGCGTTTTCGCGAACGCTACCCCGACTGGCGGCAGCCGCAGCCCAACCGCTACGCCACGCACTTCTTCCTCATGGACAACAACGAGTTCTACCGCACCGTGAACAGCGAGGACCTCGCTTCGGATGACATCGACCTCGAGATCATGGGACCGAAGTCGAATAAGAAGAATATCGTCGAGGAGTAG